The proteins below come from a single Salinilacihabitans rarus genomic window:
- a CDS encoding Hpt domain-containing protein produces the protein MTDYWTEFVQESEENITELNNALLALERDPGDEAAMEEIFRIAHTLKGNCGAMGLTRASDLAHAIEDLLDAVRAGGVPVTPELMDVVFDAVDELEGMVDEVAVHEEIRTDPTATIEALRDHLEEATEAPAIRAPTDDEIDATLARFEAPTDDDHDAFLARLSIEPDEEVNNGRLVADALADAFDLIGTEPSREAIENEEYNWTFDAVFGSAVGEAAIAAAFDPIDAVADYEIVSVTDRIERDGGITIGQPDADVDISPDEAEELSVDELLDEFEAFDDLDAMVEDVEDDDDLEAFDDMGEAGSFDDLLDEEDLTEEEEADDEPDDEPDEEADEVDDASAVFAELKEEVEMVEFDELQEELEELEFDEFDEEEVGMDELLGDDFDDDGSFLGDDAADDPDDGGDADASPAADSTAADAGTAVDSSPDLSVDDGAADANEPDPPVDDGAADANEPDPPVDDGAADADEPDPPVDDGAADADEPDPADDDGAADADEPDPPVDETFSFESVATPASGSDDGAATAEPAADDEPDVSSTSAGDDGATDEQAVGTVEEPADAAEADETEASDEPEPAGDGHESTAEVDEAAGDESTDGTDEPDSEVDEGAIEPDEPAGDGVSADAEGVDEPEPTDEGAEPEAGFESDADSGTADAGFDPGADEVAFERGAAADFDDDLDGFDGDADDDFGDADDDFEDSFDDDDLGDLDVEADDDFDVGEFEADAGALGALETAEADAATDDGFGDASGGDAAAERVYEDVPEMEVPDVDVPAIPDEESGDDEDDRPGSIRVDAEQIDSLLNLVEGLVTSRVRLRYAVDSGADYGTLDDELDQLEDITTDLQEAVMDVRLVPLGSVTNRLPRVVRDIARDQGKDVEFDLRGEDVELDRGILDRIGDPLIHLVRNAVDHGIEAPEEREAADKPATGSVAVRAARERGRVTIDVEDDGRGLDPDALREAAVEADVLDEDEADALDDAEAYELIFHPGLSTAEEVTDVSGRGVGMDVVERTIEDLDGSIEIDSEPGEGTTVTMSLPVTVAIDEILFLESGGEEFGVPVKAVRDIGDSTAVERVDGREVFVGDDGEEVPVVDLDEALGTDGGEADVGMVVRIRDDVRPIALRCDEVHDQREVVVKPFEGFMGGIPGLSGATVRGRGEVVTILDVTTL, from the coding sequence ATGACCGATTACTGGACGGAGTTCGTTCAGGAGAGCGAGGAGAACATCACGGAACTGAACAACGCGCTACTCGCGCTCGAGCGCGACCCCGGCGACGAGGCGGCGATGGAGGAGATCTTCCGCATCGCCCACACCCTGAAAGGCAACTGCGGGGCGATGGGGCTGACGCGGGCGAGCGACCTCGCACACGCGATCGAGGACCTGCTGGACGCGGTACGCGCCGGCGGGGTGCCGGTGACCCCCGAACTCATGGACGTCGTCTTCGACGCCGTCGACGAACTCGAAGGGATGGTCGACGAGGTCGCGGTCCACGAGGAGATCCGGACCGACCCGACGGCGACGATCGAGGCGCTCCGGGACCACCTCGAAGAGGCGACGGAGGCCCCGGCGATCCGCGCGCCGACCGACGACGAGATAGACGCCACGCTCGCGCGGTTCGAGGCGCCGACCGACGACGACCACGACGCGTTCCTCGCTCGCCTCTCGATCGAGCCGGACGAGGAGGTCAACAACGGAAGGCTGGTCGCCGACGCGCTCGCGGACGCCTTCGACCTCATCGGGACCGAACCCTCGCGCGAGGCGATCGAGAACGAGGAGTACAACTGGACGTTCGACGCCGTCTTCGGCAGCGCCGTCGGCGAGGCCGCCATCGCGGCGGCGTTCGACCCGATCGACGCCGTCGCCGACTACGAGATCGTCAGCGTCACCGACCGCATCGAGCGCGACGGCGGGATCACCATCGGCCAGCCCGACGCCGACGTCGACATCTCGCCCGACGAGGCCGAGGAGCTGTCGGTCGACGAACTGCTCGACGAGTTCGAGGCGTTCGACGACCTCGACGCGATGGTCGAGGACGTCGAGGACGACGACGACCTCGAGGCGTTCGACGACATGGGCGAGGCCGGCTCGTTCGACGACCTGCTCGACGAGGAGGACCTCACGGAGGAGGAGGAGGCCGACGACGAGCCGGACGACGAACCCGACGAGGAGGCCGACGAGGTCGACGACGCCAGCGCCGTCTTCGCGGAGCTGAAAGAGGAAGTCGAGATGGTCGAGTTCGACGAACTCCAGGAGGAACTGGAGGAACTCGAGTTCGACGAGTTCGACGAGGAGGAGGTCGGCATGGACGAACTCCTCGGCGACGACTTCGACGACGACGGCTCGTTTCTCGGCGATGACGCGGCCGACGACCCCGACGATGGCGGCGACGCCGACGCGTCGCCAGCCGCCGACTCGACCGCCGCCGACGCCGGGACCGCCGTCGACTCGTCGCCCGACCTCTCGGTTGACGACGGCGCGGCCGACGCGAACGAACCGGACCCCCCGGTCGACGACGGCGCGGCCGACGCGAACGAACCGGACCCCCCGGTCGACGACGGCGCGGCCGACGCGGACGAACCGGACCCCCCGGTCGACGACGGCGCGGCCGACGCGGACGAACCGGACCCGGCGGACGACGACGGCGCGGCCGACGCGGACGAACCGGACCCCCCGGTCGACGAGACGTTCTCGTTCGAGTCGGTCGCCACCCCCGCGTCAGGGTCGGACGACGGCGCGGCGACGGCCGAACCGGCCGCGGACGACGAACCCGACGTCTCCTCGACGTCGGCGGGAGACGACGGGGCGACGGACGAACAGGCCGTCGGGACGGTCGAGGAGCCCGCGGACGCGGCCGAGGCAGACGAGACCGAAGCGAGCGACGAACCCGAACCGGCGGGCGACGGCCACGAATCGACCGCCGAGGTCGATGAGGCGGCCGGCGACGAGTCGACCGACGGGACCGACGAGCCGGATTCCGAGGTCGACGAGGGGGCAATCGAGCCCGACGAACCGGCCGGCGACGGCGTCTCCGCCGACGCGGAGGGCGTCGACGAGCCCGAACCGACCGACGAGGGCGCCGAGCCCGAGGCCGGGTTCGAGTCCGACGCCGACTCCGGGACTGCCGACGCCGGGTTCGACCCCGGCGCGGACGAGGTCGCGTTCGAGCGCGGCGCCGCCGCCGACTTCGACGACGACCTCGACGGGTTCGACGGCGACGCGGACGACGACTTCGGCGACGCGGACGACGACTTCGAGGACTCTTTCGACGACGACGACCTCGGCGACCTCGACGTGGAGGCGGACGACGACTTCGACGTCGGCGAGTTCGAGGCGGACGCCGGAGCCCTCGGCGCCCTCGAGACCGCCGAGGCCGACGCCGCTACGGACGACGGCTTCGGCGACGCGAGCGGCGGCGACGCCGCGGCCGAGCGCGTCTACGAGGACGTCCCCGAGATGGAGGTTCCGGACGTCGACGTGCCGGCGATCCCGGACGAGGAGTCCGGCGACGACGAGGACGACCGACCGGGGTCGATCCGGGTCGACGCCGAACAGATCGACTCGCTTCTGAACCTCGTCGAAGGGCTGGTCACGAGCCGCGTCAGGCTCCGCTACGCGGTCGACTCCGGCGCCGACTACGGAACGCTCGACGACGAACTCGACCAGCTCGAGGACATCACCACGGACCTCCAGGAGGCCGTGATGGACGTCCGGCTGGTCCCGCTGGGGTCGGTCACCAACCGGCTCCCGCGGGTCGTCCGCGACATCGCGCGCGACCAGGGGAAAGACGTCGAGTTCGACCTGCGCGGCGAGGACGTCGAACTCGACCGCGGGATCCTCGACCGGATCGGCGACCCGCTGATCCACCTCGTGCGAAACGCCGTCGACCACGGCATCGAAGCGCCCGAGGAGCGCGAGGCCGCCGACAAGCCGGCGACGGGCTCCGTCGCCGTCCGGGCGGCGCGCGAGCGCGGCCGGGTCACAATCGACGTCGAGGACGACGGCCGCGGCCTCGACCCGGACGCGCTGCGCGAGGCGGCCGTCGAGGCGGACGTCCTCGACGAGGACGAGGCCGACGCGCTCGACGACGCGGAGGCCTACGAACTGATCTTCCACCCCGGGCTGTCGACGGCCGAGGAGGTCACCGACGTCAGCGGCCGCGGCGTCGGGATGGACGTCGTCGAGCGGACGATCGAGGACCTCGACGGGTCGATCGAGATCGACAGCGAACCCGGCGAGGGGACGACGGTGACGATGTCCCTGCCGGTGACCGTGGCGATCGACGAGATCCTGTTCCTCGAGAGCGGCGGCGAGGAGTTCGGCGTCCCGGTCAAGGCCGTCCGGGACATCGGCGACTCGACCGCCGTCGAGCGCGTCGACGGCCGGGAGGTCTTCGTCGGCGACGACGGCGAGGAGGTTCCCGTCGTCGACCTCGACGAGGCCCTCGGAACGGACGGCGGCGAGGCGGACGTCGGCATGGTCGTCCGCATCCGCGACGACGTCCGACCGATCGCGCTCCGCTGCGACGAGGTCCACGACCAGCGGGAGGTCGTCGTCAAGCCCTTCGAGGGGTTCATGGGCGGCATCCCCGGCCTCAGCGGCGCGACCGTCCGCGGCCGGGGCGAGGTCGTCACCATCCTCGACGTAACGACACTATGA
- the cheB gene encoding chemotaxis-specific protein-glutamate methyltransferase CheB: MTRVLVVDDSRFIRRVVDDALTNAGYDVVTAADGATAVEAVDEHDPDVVTMDVEMPGMSGIEAVARIMSAAPTPVLMLSADTADGAEATLDALERGAVDFLPKANTDGRDIDDFAAAVVEKVDDLAAASISSLALARTTAAAHAAGVAAETADRRGVAGTVAREGDAETVALDGEPSGDPTVVVGASTGGPRIVERLVATLPADLGAKLLVVQHMPSEFTARFAERLDAISEYEVREARDGDRIGPGEALVARGGYHLAVRNNVGGRVRVGLEDGERIHGVRPAIDVTMRTAAERVSDPLCGVVLSGMGRDGAAGIEAVKEAGGRTIAQDERTSPVFGIPAKAIETGRVDEVVPAEGVAESIVDAFDTEGER, encoded by the coding sequence ATGACGCGCGTACTCGTCGTCGACGACTCGCGGTTCATCCGCCGGGTCGTCGACGACGCGCTCACGAACGCCGGCTACGACGTCGTGACCGCCGCCGACGGCGCCACGGCGGTCGAGGCGGTCGACGAACACGACCCCGACGTCGTGACCATGGACGTCGAGATGCCCGGGATGAGCGGCATCGAGGCGGTCGCACGGATCATGTCCGCGGCCCCGACGCCCGTGCTGATGCTCAGCGCCGACACCGCAGACGGCGCGGAGGCCACCCTCGACGCGCTGGAGCGCGGGGCCGTCGACTTCCTCCCCAAGGCGAACACCGACGGCCGGGACATCGACGACTTCGCGGCGGCGGTCGTCGAGAAGGTCGACGACCTCGCGGCCGCGAGTATCTCCTCGCTGGCGCTTGCACGCACGACGGCGGCGGCCCACGCGGCCGGCGTCGCCGCCGAGACCGCGGACCGGCGAGGGGTCGCCGGCACGGTCGCGCGGGAAGGCGACGCCGAGACCGTCGCGCTCGACGGCGAACCCAGCGGGGACCCGACGGTCGTCGTCGGCGCGTCGACGGGCGGGCCGCGGATCGTCGAGCGACTGGTCGCGACGCTGCCGGCCGACCTCGGGGCGAAACTGCTCGTCGTCCAGCACATGCCCTCGGAGTTCACCGCGCGGTTCGCCGAGCGACTCGACGCGATCAGCGAGTACGAGGTGCGCGAGGCCCGCGACGGCGACCGGATCGGCCCCGGCGAGGCGCTGGTCGCCCGCGGGGGCTACCACCTCGCGGTGCGGAACAACGTCGGCGGCCGCGTCCGGGTCGGCCTCGAAGACGGCGAGCGGATCCACGGGGTTCGCCCGGCGATCGACGTGACGATGCGGACGGCGGCCGAGCGGGTGTCGGACCCGCTGTGCGGGGTCGTCCTCTCGGGGATGGGCCGCGACGGCGCGGCGGGGATCGAGGCCGTCAAGGAGGCCGGCGGCCGGACCATCGCCCAGGACGAGCGGACGAGCCCGGTCTTCGGCATTCCGGCGAAAGCCATCGAGACCGGTCGCGTCGACGAGGTCGTCCCCGCCGAGGGGGTCGCCGAGAGCATCGTCGACGCGTTCGACACGGAGGGAGAACGATGA
- the cheY gene encoding chemotaxis protein CheY, with amino-acid sequence MSTGVLIVDDSHFMRNLLRQILEEEYDIVGEAANGAEAVKLYKEHRPDIVMMDIVMPKCNGIKATAAIKKLDPGSRVIMCTSVGQREKMKLAVKAGADGYVTKPFEEPSVRKALADVVPA; translated from the coding sequence ATGTCGACAGGGGTCCTCATCGTAGACGACTCACATTTTATGCGGAACCTCCTCCGACAGATTCTCGAAGAGGAGTACGATATCGTCGGGGAGGCGGCCAACGGCGCCGAGGCCGTTAAGCTGTACAAGGAACACCGGCCCGACATCGTCATGATGGACATCGTGATGCCGAAGTGCAACGGCATCAAGGCGACCGCGGCGATCAAGAAACTCGATCCCGGTTCGCGGGTCATCATGTGTACGAGCGTCGGCCAGCGCGAGAAGATGAAACTGGCCGTGAAAGCCGGTGCGGACGGATACGTCACGAAGCCGTTCGAAGAACCCAGCGTTCGGAAGGCCCTGGCAGACGTCGTTCCCGCATGA
- a CDS encoding chemotaxis protein CheW translates to MSADLPEKLLGIDIDDSEEQREGDDEPEEELERFLFFSIGERRLAVSVDEVKTIVDPPTSPTRVPRSPEAITGVVDLRGEITAVIEPRELFPAEAAPSDEPRLVVFDRPTDRQPAAMIVDEVRGVESVPESDVRDPDEVAADVAGGALEHPLVVGLVERERADGTDAGRIVVEVTPLVDVDRLLLAAGRPA, encoded by the coding sequence ATGTCCGCGGACCTTCCCGAGAAACTCCTCGGGATCGACATCGACGACTCCGAGGAGCAACGAGAGGGGGACGACGAACCGGAGGAGGAACTCGAACGCTTCCTGTTCTTCTCGATCGGCGAGCGACGGCTCGCGGTGTCCGTCGACGAGGTGAAGACGATCGTCGACCCGCCGACGTCGCCGACGCGCGTCCCCCGCTCGCCGGAGGCGATTACGGGCGTGGTCGACCTCCGCGGGGAGATCACCGCGGTGATCGAGCCCCGGGAACTGTTCCCGGCCGAGGCGGCGCCGAGCGACGAACCCCGCCTCGTCGTCTTCGACCGGCCGACCGACCGCCAGCCGGCGGCGATGATCGTCGACGAGGTCCGCGGCGTCGAGTCCGTTCCGGAAAGCGACGTCCGCGACCCCGACGAGGTGGCGGCGGACGTCGCCGGCGGCGCGCTCGAACACCCGCTGGTCGTCGGACTGGTCGAGCGGGAGCGAGCGGACGGGACCGACGCGGGGCGGATCGTCGTCGAGGTCACCCCGCTGGTCGACGTCGACCGGTTATTGCTGGCCGCCGGGCGGCCGGCCTGA
- a CDS encoding DUF5803 family protein, with product MNRRLALATVVAALLVTSAGCAALFDGDIPDEELDSEADYADLRERDADVVVDVESGGLLSSGEFRAVYDLNDTEELSLYRSGFFRDEPLDIRAVRYWHPNGTELTGSQLEIDRSRSATEVRVPDGNGTLAFSGPADGKTFQLPAYVEGSYEVTLPAGYRTSNFLIGDASPGGYEREVVDDRERLAWEHVDSTITLQYYATRDLRLFAGLIAVALTLGGAGIAYYYRQILRLRRRREEMGLDVEIEDDSDRGPPGFG from the coding sequence ATGAATCGTCGACTCGCCCTCGCGACGGTCGTGGCCGCCCTGCTCGTGACCAGCGCCGGCTGTGCCGCGTTATTCGACGGCGACATTCCCGACGAGGAACTCGACAGCGAGGCCGACTACGCCGACCTCAGGGAGCGTGACGCCGACGTCGTCGTCGACGTCGAGAGCGGCGGCCTCCTGAGCAGCGGGGAGTTCCGGGCGGTCTACGACCTCAACGACACCGAGGAGCTGTCGCTGTACCGGTCGGGTTTCTTCCGCGACGAGCCCCTCGATATCCGCGCCGTCCGCTACTGGCACCCGAACGGGACCGAACTGACCGGCTCGCAACTCGAGATCGATCGGAGCCGGTCGGCCACCGAGGTCCGCGTCCCGGACGGCAACGGGACGCTCGCGTTCTCCGGCCCCGCCGACGGGAAGACGTTCCAGCTGCCGGCGTACGTCGAGGGCTCCTACGAGGTGACCCTCCCGGCGGGCTATCGGACCTCGAACTTCCTGATCGGCGACGCGAGCCCCGGCGGCTACGAGCGGGAGGTCGTCGACGACCGCGAGCGACTGGCGTGGGAGCACGTCGACTCGACGATCACCCTGCAGTACTACGCCACACGGGACCTCAGGCTGTTCGCCGGCCTGATCGCCGTCGCGCTCACCCTCGGCGGCGCCGGGATCGCCTACTACTACCGCCAGATCCTGCGCCTGCGGCGGCGACGCGAGGAGATGGGCCTCGACGTCGAGATCGAGGACGACTCCGACCGGGGGCCGCCGGGGTTCGGCTGA
- a CDS encoding DUF2110 family protein, with the protein MVVLATKLYVEGEARERALNSLRSLVDNAVGDLDVDYEVGVRHDDFPSVTVEGEDAVVARNVLREEWGEVVPDLEPGETYVGTLESWDEEGFTLDAGEPVRIPADELGLGPGSPAQIRERFGLVQHLPLRFVRGGEDEPARLADEERDRLYEWSRGNGRLNVNSATRAEVRATLNRAGHARDYVTVERLGLLEQSVICTEDTDPPGLIASVGEYLPAELRAVVP; encoded by the coding sequence ATGGTCGTACTCGCGACGAAACTGTACGTCGAGGGCGAGGCCCGCGAGCGGGCGCTGAACTCGCTGCGCTCGCTGGTCGACAACGCCGTCGGCGACCTCGACGTCGACTACGAGGTCGGGGTCCGCCACGACGACTTCCCGTCGGTGACGGTCGAAGGCGAGGACGCCGTCGTCGCCCGCAACGTCCTCCGCGAGGAGTGGGGCGAGGTCGTCCCCGACCTCGAACCGGGCGAGACCTACGTCGGGACCCTCGAATCGTGGGACGAGGAGGGGTTCACCCTCGACGCCGGGGAGCCGGTCCGGATCCCGGCGGACGAACTCGGCCTCGGCCCGGGCTCCCCGGCCCAGATCCGCGAGCGGTTCGGCCTCGTCCAGCACCTGCCGTTGCGGTTCGTCCGGGGCGGGGAGGACGAGCCCGCCCGGCTGGCCGACGAGGAGCGCGACCGGCTCTACGAGTGGTCCCGCGGGAACGGCCGACTGAACGTCAACAGCGCGACCCGCGCGGAGGTGCGCGCGACGCTCAACCGCGCCGGCCACGCCCGCGACTACGTCACCGTCGAGCGACTCGGCCTGCTCGAACAGAGCGTGATCTGTACCGAGGACACCGACCCGCCGGGGCTGATCGCCAGCGTCGGCGAGTACCTCCCGGCGGAACTGCGCGCCGTCGTCCCCTGA
- the tfe gene encoding transcription factor E — MAFEDLLEDPVIQKYLHELVGPKGMPVAAAPPDGEVTDEELAEELDLELNDVRRALFILYENDLASYRRLRDEDSGWLTYLWTFEYDNIPENLEEEMYRLHEALEERQEYERTHEFYLCEICSIRFEFGEAMDFGFECPECGSPLESMDNDRLVDAMEERIAELEDELNIDV, encoded by the coding sequence ATGGCTTTTGAGGACCTGCTCGAGGACCCGGTCATCCAGAAGTACTTACACGAGCTGGTCGGTCCCAAGGGGATGCCCGTCGCGGCGGCACCGCCGGACGGCGAGGTGACCGACGAGGAACTCGCGGAGGAACTCGACCTCGAACTCAACGACGTCCGTCGGGCGCTGTTTATCCTCTACGAGAACGATCTGGCGAGCTACCGACGGCTGCGCGACGAGGACTCGGGCTGGCTCACGTATCTCTGGACGTTCGAGTACGACAACATCCCGGAGAACCTCGAAGAGGAGATGTACCGGCTCCACGAGGCCCTCGAGGAGCGCCAGGAGTACGAGCGCACCCACGAGTTCTACCTCTGTGAGATCTGCTCGATCCGCTTCGAGTTCGGGGAGGCGATGGACTTCGGCTTCGAGTGTCCCGAGTGTGGCTCGCCGCTGGAATCGATGGACAACGACCGGCTCGTCGACGCGATGGAGGAGCGCATCGCCGAGCTCGAGGACGAACTCAACATCGACGTCTGA
- a CDS encoding DUF6517 family protein, translating to MKRRTVIAGAGSVGLAGLAGCTSLLRDGPTTFEASPGGVAAATREETGYEETGVEDARVEREFEAAGQSATVVVINYVTEHEKAVEVGSLLRQPAAVFVVLSTPKVEVLGEEFNPVAEMSTADLVDLVGDNYDDIGDPEHDEDGTVTILDQETTRSRFTADATFAGVDLPVDLHVTEAVAADGDLLVTVGAYPRELRPVEEGNVIELMESVVGTADGERE from the coding sequence ATGAAGCGCCGAACCGTGATCGCGGGCGCCGGGAGCGTCGGACTCGCGGGCCTCGCCGGCTGTACAAGCCTGCTCCGGGACGGGCCGACGACGTTCGAGGCCTCCCCCGGCGGCGTCGCCGCGGCTACCCGCGAGGAGACGGGCTACGAGGAGACCGGCGTCGAGGACGCGCGGGTCGAACGGGAGTTCGAGGCCGCCGGCCAGTCGGCGACGGTCGTCGTGATCAACTACGTGACCGAACACGAGAAGGCGGTCGAGGTGGGGTCGCTGCTCCGACAGCCGGCGGCCGTCTTCGTCGTGCTGTCGACGCCGAAAGTCGAGGTGCTCGGCGAGGAGTTCAACCCCGTCGCGGAGATGTCCACCGCCGACCTCGTCGACCTCGTCGGGGACAACTACGACGACATCGGCGACCCCGAGCACGACGAGGACGGGACGGTGACGATCCTCGACCAGGAGACGACCCGCTCGCGGTTCACCGCCGACGCGACGTTCGCCGGAGTCGACCTCCCGGTCGACCTCCACGTCACCGAGGCCGTCGCGGCCGACGGCGACCTGCTCGTGACCGTCGGCGCCTACCCGCGGGAACTGCGCCCGGTCGAGGAGGGGAACGTGATCGAACTCATGGAGTCCGTTGTCGGGACGGCCGACGGCGAGCGGGAGTGA
- a CDS encoding metallophosphoesterase family protein, with protein sequence MELALISDTHVPERATSIPEPFRERIAAADHVIHAGDFETPDVLEEVRDLASDLTAVHGNADPAGIGLPAVADVAVDGVTFVVTHGTIDPVESAVYGHDGLVMRDDDWLNAIADTARARTRAWDGEGIVGIGGHSHRVEDEVHDGVRVLNPGSATGAEPAEVATMMTVDVDDGAVDVTVHEA encoded by the coding sequence GTGGAACTCGCACTTATCTCCGACACGCACGTCCCGGAGCGAGCGACGTCGATCCCCGAGCCGTTCCGGGAGCGGATCGCGGCGGCCGACCACGTGATCCACGCCGGCGACTTCGAGACGCCCGACGTCCTCGAGGAGGTCCGCGACCTCGCGTCGGATCTGACCGCCGTCCACGGCAACGCCGACCCGGCCGGGATCGGTCTCCCGGCGGTCGCGGACGTGGCCGTCGACGGCGTCACGTTCGTCGTCACCCACGGGACGATCGACCCGGTCGAGTCGGCGGTCTACGGCCACGACGGGCTGGTCATGCGGGACGACGACTGGCTGAACGCGATCGCGGACACCGCTCGCGCCCGGACTCGCGCGTGGGACGGCGAGGGAATCGTGGGGATCGGCGGCCACTCCCACCGCGTCGAGGACGAGGTTCACGACGGCGTTCGCGTGCTCAACCCCGGCTCCGCGACGGGGGCGGAGCCGGCCGAGGTCGCGACGATGATGACCGTCGACGTCGACGACGGGGCAGTCGACGTGACGGTTCACGAGGCCTGA
- a CDS encoding tRNA (cytidine(56)-2'-O)-methyltransferase: protein MHEEPEVAVLRLGHRPGRDERMTTHVGLTARALGADRVLFPENAAGALETVADITDRFGGPFEAELTDSPRGVVRNWEGLVVHLTMYGERVQDVEAELRAARADADEPLLVVVGAEKVPFDVYEAADWNVGVTNQPHSEVAGLAVFLDRLFEGRELDREWEDADRRVVPRETGKRVVDVDDS, encoded by the coding sequence ATGCACGAGGAACCCGAGGTCGCGGTGCTCCGACTCGGCCACCGGCCCGGCCGGGACGAGCGCATGACGACTCACGTCGGCCTGACGGCGCGGGCGCTCGGGGCCGACCGCGTCCTCTTCCCCGAGAACGCCGCTGGCGCGCTGGAGACCGTCGCGGACATCACCGACCGCTTCGGCGGGCCGTTCGAGGCCGAACTCACCGACTCCCCCCGCGGCGTCGTCCGGAACTGGGAGGGACTGGTCGTCCACCTGACGATGTACGGCGAGCGCGTCCAGGACGTCGAAGCGGAGCTCCGCGCCGCGCGGGCCGACGCCGACGAGCCCCTGCTGGTCGTCGTCGGCGCCGAGAAGGTGCCGTTCGACGTCTACGAGGCCGCCGACTGGAACGTCGGCGTCACGAACCAGCCCCACTCGGAGGTCGCCGGCCTCGCGGTGTTCCTCGACCGGCTGTTCGAGGGCCGCGAACTCGACCGCGAGTGGGAGGACGCCGACCGCCGGGTCGTGCCCCGGGAGACGGGCAAGCGCGTCGTCGACGTCGACGACTCCTGA
- a CDS encoding universal stress protein, translating into MYDTILIPTDGSDVAEAAIDHAVDLAERYGANLHALYVVDTDAVDVGLGTEQVERIKAGRFDEMPELESRALEATDVVADRAGKYGIEVIESVVAGRPHIEIADYAEANGIDLIVIGSHGRSGVRRALLGSVTERVLRTSRVPVLVVDAEDE; encoded by the coding sequence ATGTACGACACGATCCTCATCCCGACTGACGGAAGCGACGTCGCCGAAGCCGCCATCGACCACGCGGTCGACCTCGCCGAACGCTACGGCGCGAACTTGCACGCACTGTACGTCGTCGACACCGACGCGGTCGACGTCGGCCTCGGTACCGAACAGGTCGAACGCATCAAGGCGGGCCGGTTCGACGAGATGCCCGAACTGGAGTCCCGCGCGCTGGAGGCCACCGACGTCGTCGCCGACCGCGCCGGGAAGTACGGCATCGAGGTGATCGAGTCGGTCGTCGCGGGCCGCCCGCACATCGAGATCGCCGACTACGCCGAGGCGAACGGGATCGACCTGATCGTCATCGGCTCGCACGGCCGCTCGGGCGTCCGCCGGGCGCTGCTCGGCAGCGTGACCGAGCGCGTCCTGCGGACGTCCCGGGTACCGGTGCTCGTCGTCGACGCCGAGGACGAGTAA